A single Cygnus atratus isolate AKBS03 ecotype Queensland, Australia chromosome 11, CAtr_DNAZoo_HiC_assembly, whole genome shotgun sequence DNA region contains:
- the LEO1 gene encoding RNA polymerase-associated protein LEO1 isoform X2 has protein sequence MADMEELFGSDADSEAEQKDSDSGSESDSDQENAGSGSNASGSDSDQDDDREAIKPSNKELFGDDSEDEGASHHTGSDNHSERSYNRSEASGHSEHEDNDQSDVDQHSASEAAHDDEEDDRGHGSDEGSHHSEGDGSEKAHSEDEKWGKEDKSDQSDDERQQNSDDEEKVQNSDEDERPQMSDDDERAQNSDEEKMQNSDEEERPQASDEEKMQNSDEDERAQHSDEEKMQNSDDDERAQHSDEEEQEHKSESARGSDSEDEVLRMKRKKPIASDSEVDSDTEGQKEHADVMDLFGGADDISSGSDGEDKPPTPGQPIDENGLSQEQQEEEPIPETRIEVEIPKVNTDLGNDLYFVKLPNFLSVEPRPFDPQYYEDEFEDEEMLDEEGRTRLKLKVENTIRWRMRRDEEGNEIRESNARIVKWSDGSMSLHLGNEVFDVYKAPLQGDHNHLFIRQGTGLQGQAVFKTKLTFRPHSTDSATHRKMTLSLADRCSKTQKIRILPMAGRDPESQRTEMIKKEEERLRASIRRESQQRRMREKQHQRGLSANYLEPDRYEEEDEGDDAISLAAIKNRYKGGIREERARIYSSDSDEGSDDDKTQRLLKAKKLTSDEVNLLEREKQRMMTKQVRSIRNM, from the exons ATGGCCGACATGGAGGAGCTCTTCGGCAGCGACGCCGACTCGGAGGCCGAGCAGAAAG ATTCTGACTCCGGATCTGAATCTGATTCCGATCAGGAGAATGCTGGCTCCGGTAGTAATGCTTCTGGAAGCGACAGTGACCAGGACGATGACAGGGAGGCAATAAAACCTAGTAATAAAGAACTGTTTGGAGATGACAGTGAGGATGAAGGAGCATCCCATCATACAGGCAGCGACAACCACTCTGAAAGATCGTACAATCGCTCTGAAGCCTCAGGACATTCTGAGCATGAAGATAATGATCAGTCAGATGTGGATCAGCACAGTGCTTCAGAAGCTGCTCACGACGATGAGGAGGATGATCGAGGGCACGGATCAGATGAAGGCAGTCATCATTCGGAGGGAGATGGTTCTGAAAAGGCACATTCAGAGGATGAGAAGTGGGGCAAGGAGGACAAGAGTGATCAGTCAGATGATGAGAGGCAGCAGAACTCTGATGATGAGGAGAAAGTGCAGAACTCTGATGAAGATGAAAGGCCACAGATGTCTGACGATGACGAGAGAGCCCAGAACTCTGATGAGGAGAAGATGCAGAACTCCGATGAGGAGGAGAGGCCACAGGCCTCAGATGAGGAGAAGATGCAGAACTCTGATGAGGATGAAAGGGCCCAGCATTCTGACGAGGAGAAGATGCAGAACTCTGATGATGATGAAAGGGCCCAGCACTCTGACGAGGAGGAACAAGAGCATAAATCTG AGTCTGCAAGAGGTAGCGATAGCGAGGATGAAGTTTTGCGAATGAAGCGAAAGAAACCAATTGCGTCAGATTCAGAGGTGGACAGTGATACAGAAGGACAGAAAG AACATGCAGATGTCATGGACCTGTTTGGAGGTGCAGATGACATTTCCTCAGGGAGTGATGGAGAAGACAAGCCACCAACTCCAGGACAACCCATT GATGAGAATGGACTGAGTCAagaacagcaggaagaagagccTATTCCAGAGACAAGAATAGAGGTTGAAATACCAAAAGTAAATACAGACTTGGGTAATGATTTGTATTTTGTGAAGCTGCCCAACTTCCTTAGTGTGGAGCCCAG ACCCTTTGATCCCCAGTATTATGAAGATGAATTTGAAGATGAGGAGATGCTTGATGAAGAAGGTAGAACTAGGTTAAAACTCAAG GTAGAAAACACAATACGGTGGCGGATGCGTCGAGATGAGGAAGGGAATGAGATTAGAGAAAGTAATGCCCGGATAGTCAAGTGGTCGGATGGAAG CATGTCTCTCCACTTGGGAAATGAGGTCTTTGATGTGTACAAGGCACCACTGCAGGGAGATCACAACCATTTGTTTATCAGACAAGGGACAGGTCTACAAGGACAGGCTGTTTTCAAGACAAAGTTAACCTTCAG GCCACACTCTACAGACAGCGCCACTCACAGGAAGATGACTTTGTCTCTGGCAGATAGATGTTCAAAGACCCAGAAAATTCGTATTTTGCCAATGGCAGGTCGTGATCCAGAGTCTCAGCGGACAGAAATGATTAAG aaagaagaggagagattAAGAGCTTCCATTCGTAGAGAATCTCAGCAGCGAAGAATGCGAGAGAAGCAGCACCAGCGTGGTCTGAGTGCAAATTATTTAGAACCTGATCGCTATGAAGAAGAGGATGAGGGTGATGATGCGATCAGTCTAGCTGCTATCAAAAACAGATACAAAGGTGGCATCAGAG aggaACGTGCTAGAATCTATTCTTCGGACAGTGATGAGGGCTCAGATGATGATAAAACACAAAGACTACTCAAGGCAAAGAAACTGACTAGTGATGAG GTGAACcttctggaaagagaaaagcagaggatgATGACAAAGCAAGTAAGAAGCATAAGAAATATGTGA
- the LEO1 gene encoding RNA polymerase-associated protein LEO1 isoform X1 encodes MADMEELFGSDADSEAEQKDSDSGSESDSDQENAGSGSNASGSDSDQDDDREAIKPSNKELFGDDSEDEGASHHTGSDNHSERSYNRSEASGHSEHEDNDQSDVDQHSASEAAHDDEEDDRGHGSDEGSHHSEGDGSEKAHSEDEKWGKEDKSDQSDDERQQNSDDEEKVQNSDEDERPQMSDDDERAQNSDEEKMQNSDEEERPQASDEEKMQNSDEDERAQHSDEEKMQNSDDDERAQHSDEEEQEHKSESARGSDSEDEVLRMKRKKPIASDSEVDSDTEGQKEHADVMDLFGGADDISSGSDGEDKPPTPGQPIDENGLSQEQQEEEPIPETRIEVEIPKVNTDLGNDLYFVKLPNFLSVEPRPFDPQYYEDEFEDEEMLDEEGRTRLKLKVENTIRWRMRRDEEGNEIRESNARIVKWSDGSMSLHLGNEVFDVYKAPLQGDHNHLFIRQGTGLQGQAVFKTKLTFRPHSTDSATHRKMTLSLADRCSKTQKIRILPMAGRDPESQRTEMIKKEEERLRASIRRESQQRRMREKQHQRGLSANYLEPDRYEEEDEGDDAISLAAIKNRYKGGIREERARIYSSDSDEGSDDDKTQRLLKAKKLTSDEEGEPSGKRKAEDDDKASKKHKKYVISDEEEDDDD; translated from the exons ATGGCCGACATGGAGGAGCTCTTCGGCAGCGACGCCGACTCGGAGGCCGAGCAGAAAG ATTCTGACTCCGGATCTGAATCTGATTCCGATCAGGAGAATGCTGGCTCCGGTAGTAATGCTTCTGGAAGCGACAGTGACCAGGACGATGACAGGGAGGCAATAAAACCTAGTAATAAAGAACTGTTTGGAGATGACAGTGAGGATGAAGGAGCATCCCATCATACAGGCAGCGACAACCACTCTGAAAGATCGTACAATCGCTCTGAAGCCTCAGGACATTCTGAGCATGAAGATAATGATCAGTCAGATGTGGATCAGCACAGTGCTTCAGAAGCTGCTCACGACGATGAGGAGGATGATCGAGGGCACGGATCAGATGAAGGCAGTCATCATTCGGAGGGAGATGGTTCTGAAAAGGCACATTCAGAGGATGAGAAGTGGGGCAAGGAGGACAAGAGTGATCAGTCAGATGATGAGAGGCAGCAGAACTCTGATGATGAGGAGAAAGTGCAGAACTCTGATGAAGATGAAAGGCCACAGATGTCTGACGATGACGAGAGAGCCCAGAACTCTGATGAGGAGAAGATGCAGAACTCCGATGAGGAGGAGAGGCCACAGGCCTCAGATGAGGAGAAGATGCAGAACTCTGATGAGGATGAAAGGGCCCAGCATTCTGACGAGGAGAAGATGCAGAACTCTGATGATGATGAAAGGGCCCAGCACTCTGACGAGGAGGAACAAGAGCATAAATCTG AGTCTGCAAGAGGTAGCGATAGCGAGGATGAAGTTTTGCGAATGAAGCGAAAGAAACCAATTGCGTCAGATTCAGAGGTGGACAGTGATACAGAAGGACAGAAAG AACATGCAGATGTCATGGACCTGTTTGGAGGTGCAGATGACATTTCCTCAGGGAGTGATGGAGAAGACAAGCCACCAACTCCAGGACAACCCATT GATGAGAATGGACTGAGTCAagaacagcaggaagaagagccTATTCCAGAGACAAGAATAGAGGTTGAAATACCAAAAGTAAATACAGACTTGGGTAATGATTTGTATTTTGTGAAGCTGCCCAACTTCCTTAGTGTGGAGCCCAG ACCCTTTGATCCCCAGTATTATGAAGATGAATTTGAAGATGAGGAGATGCTTGATGAAGAAGGTAGAACTAGGTTAAAACTCAAG GTAGAAAACACAATACGGTGGCGGATGCGTCGAGATGAGGAAGGGAATGAGATTAGAGAAAGTAATGCCCGGATAGTCAAGTGGTCGGATGGAAG CATGTCTCTCCACTTGGGAAATGAGGTCTTTGATGTGTACAAGGCACCACTGCAGGGAGATCACAACCATTTGTTTATCAGACAAGGGACAGGTCTACAAGGACAGGCTGTTTTCAAGACAAAGTTAACCTTCAG GCCACACTCTACAGACAGCGCCACTCACAGGAAGATGACTTTGTCTCTGGCAGATAGATGTTCAAAGACCCAGAAAATTCGTATTTTGCCAATGGCAGGTCGTGATCCAGAGTCTCAGCGGACAGAAATGATTAAG aaagaagaggagagattAAGAGCTTCCATTCGTAGAGAATCTCAGCAGCGAAGAATGCGAGAGAAGCAGCACCAGCGTGGTCTGAGTGCAAATTATTTAGAACCTGATCGCTATGAAGAAGAGGATGAGGGTGATGATGCGATCAGTCTAGCTGCTATCAAAAACAGATACAAAGGTGGCATCAGAG aggaACGTGCTAGAATCTATTCTTCGGACAGTGATGAGGGCTCAGATGATGATAAAACACAAAGACTACTCAAGGCAAAGAAACTGACTAGTGATGAG GAAGGTGAACcttctggaaagagaaaagcagaggatgATGACAAAGCAAGTAAGAAGCATAAGAAATATGTGATCAGCGATGAAGAAGAAGATGATGACGATTAA
- the LOC118251575 gene encoding tropomodulin-3 — protein MTLPFRKDLDKYKDLDEDEILGKLSEEELKQLETVLDDLDPENALLPAGFRQKDQTAKKASGPFDRERLLAYLEKQALEHKDREDYVPFTKEKKGKIFIPKQKPVQSYTEEKIALDPELEEALTSATDTELCDLAAILGMSNLITNNQFCDVVGSSNGVDKDSFSNIVKGEKMLPVFDEPPNPTNVEETLQRIKDNDSRLVEVNLNNIKNIPIPTLKEFAKALETNTHVKNFSLAATRSNDPVAVALADMLRVNTKLKSLNIESNFITGVGILALVDALKDNETLTEIKIDNQRQQLGTLAEVEIAKMLEENTKILKFGYHFTQQGPRARAAAAITKNNDLVRKRRVEGDSQ, from the exons ATGACACTCCCATTTCGAAAGGACTTGGACAAATACAAAGATCTTGATGAGGATGAAATTCTTGGCAAACTGTCAGAAGAAGAACTGAAACAACTGGAAACAGTTTTGGATGACCTTGACCCAGAG aatgcACTTCTGCCCGCGGGCTTCCGACAGAAAGACCAGACTGCTAAAAAGGCTTCAGGTCCTTTCGACAGAGAACGACTCCTTGCCTATTTGGAGAAGCAGGCTCTTGAGCACAAAGACAGGGAAGACTATGTGccttttacaaaagaaaagaaag ggaaaatatttatccCCAAGCAAAAGCCTGTACAGTCGTATACGGAAGAAAAAATTGCTCTTGATCCAGAACTGGAGGAAGCCTTGACTAGTGCCACAGACACAGAACTATGTGACCTTGCAG CTATACTGGGAATGTCCAACTTGATAACAAACAATCAGTTCTGTGATGTAGTAGGAAGCAGTAATGGGGTAGACAAAGACAGCTTCTCAA ATATagtaaaaggtgaaaaaatgttACCTGTTTTTGATGAACCGCCAAATCCCACAAATGTAGAGGAGACTTTGCAAAGGATTAAAGATAATGATTCCCGTCTTGTTGAGGTTAATCTAAATAATATTAAG aacATACCAATTCCAACGCTGAAAGAATTTGCAAAAGCCCTAGAAACCAACACGCATGTGAAGAATTTTAGCCTTGCGGCCACCCGAAGCAATGATCCTGTTGCTGTT GCTCTTGCAGATATGCTGAGagtaaacacaaaattaaagagTTTAAACATAGAATCGAACTTCATCACTGGAGTTGGAATTCTGGCACTGGTTGATGCACTGAAAGACAATGAAACATTGACAGAGATCAAAATTGATAATCAG AGGCAGCAGTTGGGCACGCTTGCAGAAGTAGAAATTGCCAAAATGCTTGAAGAAAACACCAAGATCCTTAAATTTGGATACCATTTCACACAACAGGGACCTCgagccagggcagctgcagctataacaaaaaataatgatttgg ttCGCAAGAGAAGAGTTGAAGGAGACAGCCAGTAG